Proteins encoded within one genomic window of Arachis ipaensis cultivar K30076 chromosome B08, Araip1.1, whole genome shotgun sequence:
- the LOC107614416 gene encoding guanine nucleotide-binding protein subunit gamma 1 isoform X1, with the protein MEDDERQQQREQEEEMSTENGTTSKGSEKSNTTHNHHHHHNHPLAQAAGSCSFPGFFGKHRMQAAISHLNNQIIIIQEELEELETIGESSTVCENVISSIESIPDPLLPIRTKGPVDATWDRWFGGGTNNSRSHKRWI; encoded by the exons ATGGAGGACGATGAACGGCAACAACAacgagaacaagaagaagaaatgtcAACTGAGAATGGAACAACATCAAAAGGAAGTGAGAAATCTAATActactcataatcatcatcatcatcataatcatccTTTAGCACAAGCTGCAGGATCTTGCTCTTTTCCTGGATTCTTTGGAAAGCATAGGATGCAAGCTGCAATATCCCACCTTAATAACCAAATCATTATCATTCAG GAAGAATTGGAAGAGCTTGAAACAATAGGTGAATCCTCCACCGTGTGTGAAAA TGTCATTTCAAGCATTGAATCCATTCCTGATCCACTCCTTCCAAT CAGGACTAAAGGGCCAGTAGATGCTACCTGGGATCGATGGTTCGGAGGAGGCACCAACAATTCCAGAAGTCACAAACGTTGGATTTAG
- the LOC107614416 gene encoding guanine nucleotide-binding protein subunit gamma 1 isoform X2 — protein MEDDERQQQREQEEEMSTENGTTSKGSEKSNTTHNHHHHHNHPLAQAAGSCSFPGFFGKHRMQAAISHLNNQIIIIQEELEELETIGESSTVCENVISSIESIPDPLLPMTKGPVDATWDRWFGGGTNNSRSHKRWI, from the exons ATGGAGGACGATGAACGGCAACAACAacgagaacaagaagaagaaatgtcAACTGAGAATGGAACAACATCAAAAGGAAGTGAGAAATCTAATActactcataatcatcatcatcatcataatcatccTTTAGCACAAGCTGCAGGATCTTGCTCTTTTCCTGGATTCTTTGGAAAGCATAGGATGCAAGCTGCAATATCCCACCTTAATAACCAAATCATTATCATTCAG GAAGAATTGGAAGAGCTTGAAACAATAGGTGAATCCTCCACCGTGTGTGAAAA TGTCATTTCAAGCATTGAATCCATTCCTGATCCACTCCTTCCAAT GACTAAAGGGCCAGTAGATGCTACCTGGGATCGATGGTTCGGAGGAGGCACCAACAATTCCAGAAGTCACAAACGTTGGATTTAG
- the LOC107613516 gene encoding protein arginine N-methyltransferase 1.5 isoform X2: MLWCIRIARNLKFACLLPAPKGTSCGNYARCVNQILQGLSNMQLWLRIPLVKPDDDSADGKNDTLVDSWETWNSFRLLCEHHSLLSVALDILGTLPSANSLGRWFGESVRAAIINTEAFLTNARGYPCLSKRHQRLVTGFFNHSIQIIISGKSVHPQANVAADASQNHSDEGLQRHALRPYLDYVGYLYQKMDPLPEQERFELGYRDFLQSPLQPLMDNLEAQTYETFEKDAMKYIQYQRAVSKALLDRVPDEEAFTKTTVLMVVGAGRGPLVRASLQAAEETGRKLKVFAVEKNPNAVVTLHALVKLEGWEDSVTIVSSDMRHWNAPEKADILVSELLGSFGDNELSPECLDGAQRFLKEDGISIPSSYTSFLQPVTASKLHNDIKAHKDLVHFETAYVVKIHNVARLAPTQPVFTFTHPKLSDKESNQRYKKLQFVIPNDTGSAMVHGFAGYFDATLYKDVHLGIEPSTATPNMFSWFAIFFPLRTPICLSPGSNLDVHFWRCCGPTKVWYEWSVTSPTSSPIHNTNGRSYWVGL; the protein is encoded by the exons ATGCTTTGGTGCATCCGTATTgcaagaaatttgaaattt GCTTGCTTACTTCCAGCCCCAAAGGGAACATCTTGTGGCAATTATGCTAGGTGTGTAAATCAAATTTTACAGGGCCTAAGCAATATGCAG TTGTGGCTTAGGATTCCGTTGGTGAAGCCTGACGATGACTCTGCCGATGGAAAGAATGATACTTTG GTTGACTCCTGGGAGACCTGGAATTCATTTCGTCTACTATGTGAGCATCATAGTCTATTGTCAGTTGCACTGGATATTCT AGGTACTCTGCCTTCAGCAAATTCACTGGGACGTTGGTTTGGGGAGTCTGTTAGAGCTGCTATAATAAATACTGAG GCCTTTTTAACTAATGCCCGTGGTTATCCCTGTCTCTCAAAACGCCATCAGAGATTAGTTACTGGTTTTTTTAACCATTCTATACAG ATCATCATATCTGGAAAATCAGTTCACCCACAAGCAAATGTAGCTGCAGATGCTTCTCAGAATCATTCTGATGAAG GTTTGCAAAGACATGCCTTGCGGCCATATCTAGACTATGTTGGATATCTGTACCAAAAGATGGACCCCCTGCCTGAGCAAGAACGTTTTGAG CTTGGTTACAGGGATTTTTTACAGTCACCTTTGCAA CCTCTGATGGATAATTTAGAGGCTCAGACCTATGAGACTTTTGAGAAAGACGCAATGAAATACATCCAG TATCAAAGAGCTGTATCTAAAGCTTTGCTGGACAGGGTTCCCGATGAAGAGGCATTTACAAAAACTACA GTATTGATGGTTGTTGGTGCGGGGCGAGGGCCTCTTGTGCGTGCATCGTTACAG GCTGCTGAGGAAACTGGGCGGAAGCTAAAAGTTTTTGCTGTCGAAAAGAATCCAAATGCAGTTGTCACTCTCCAT GCGTTAGTTAAGTTAGAGGGCTGGGAGGATTCTGTTACCATAGTTTCAAGTGACATGCGCCACTGGAATGCCCCTGAAAAAGCAGATATATTG GTTAGTGAATTGCTAGGTTCTTTTGGTGACAATGAACTCTCACCTGAGTGCCTTGATGGAGCTCAGCGCTTCCTGAAGGAAGATGGCATATCAATACCATCTTC GTACACAAGTTTCCTACAACCAGTGACAGCCTCAAAGTTACATAATGAT ATTAAGGCACATAAAGACCTTGTACATTTTGAGACTGCTTATGTTGTGAAAATACACAATGTAGCAAGACTCGCACCAACTCAACCA GTTTTTACCTTCACTCATCCAAAACTCTCTGATAAAGAAAGCAATCAGCGCTATAAAAAGCTGCAGTTTGTGATACCTAATGACACTGGGTCAGCAATGGTACATG GATTTGCTGGATATTTTGATGCTACTCTTTACAAGGATGTGCATCTTGGAATTGAACCTTCAACGGCAACTCCAAACATGTTCAGTTG GTTTGCAATATTTTTCCCACTAAGGACCCCTATTTGTTTGAGTCCGGGTTCAAACCTTGATGTACATTTTTGGCGTTGTTGTGGTCCAACGAAG GTTTGGTACGAGTGGAGTGTTACATCCCCAACTAGTTCTCCAATTCACAACACTAATGGACGCTCATATTGGGTTGGCCTTTAG